The Mercurialis annua linkage group LG8, ddMerAnnu1.2, whole genome shotgun sequence genome window below encodes:
- the LOC126660150 gene encoding spore wall protein 2-like has protein sequence MSTATMQTEDKLDPVGEASSFEETMSDRRTGNEDSGNKKGDDEDESNDSEDDDNGNDKDVAHFDKTEDGYYEDGPTEEKAGQDSTTNINGSEMAEAEKDVEKNEEESKKGDDDVDKIEEESRKGDDDFEKN, from the exons ATGTCCACTGCTACCATGCAAACTGAAGATAAG ctgGATCCTGTTGGTGAAGCATCTTCTTTTGAAGAGACTATGAGTGATCGTCGTACTGGCAATGAAGACAGTGGCAATAAAAAAGGCGATGATGAGGATGAAAGCAATGATAGTGAAGATGATGACAATGGCAATGACAAAGACGTCGCTCATTTTGATAAAACAGAAGATGGTTATTATGAAGATGGTCCAACTGAGGAGAAGGCTGGCCAAGATTCAACTACAAACATCAATGGTAGTGAGATGGCAGAGGCTGAAAAGGACGTTGAGAAAAACGAGGAGGAGAGTAAAAAGGGCGATGATGATGTTGATAAAATTGAGGAAGAGAGTAGAAAGGGCGATGATGATTTTGAGAAAAACTGA